A genomic window from Camelina sativa cultivar DH55 chromosome 2, Cs, whole genome shotgun sequence includes:
- the LOC104729431 gene encoding myb-related protein 308-like: MGKSSSSEESEVKKGPWTPEEDEKLVGYIQMHGPGKWRTLPRNAGLRRCGKSCRLRWTNYLRPDIKRGEFSLQEEETIIQLHRLLGNKWSAIAIHLPGRTDNEIKNYWNTHIKKKLLRMGIDPVTHCPRINLHQLSSFLTSSLFKSMSQPMNNPFDLTTSNINPDILNHLNNVQTESYQHHQPNQQLQTDLNTDQTTFTGLLNSSTPPVQWQNNGEYLGDYLSYTGSGDPSSNQVPQLGNHSAAAFVSDQINDGETFKDRWKFSSSMLLGTSSSSSTPLNSSSTFHVNGGSEDDRESYGSDMLMFHQHHDHNNNALNLS, from the exons ATGGGAAAATCTTCAAGCTCGGAGGAAAGTGAAGTGAAGAAAGGGCCATGGACTCCAGAGGAAGACGAGAAGCTCGTCGGCTATATTCAAATGCACGGTCCCGGAAAATGGCGAACCCTTCCCAGGAACGCTG GGTTAAGAAGATGCGGGAAGAGTTGTAGATTGCGATGGACGAATTATCTAAGGCCCGATATCAAGAGGGGAGAGTTCTCTCTTCAAGAGGAAGAAACCATTATTCAACTCCATCGTCTTCTTGGAAACAA ATGGTCCGCCATTGCTATTCACTTGCCGGGAAGAACAGATAACGAAATAAAGAACTATTGGAACacacatataaaaaagaaactctTACGAATGGGGATTGATCCGGTGACTCATTGTCCCCGAATCAATCTTCACCAGCTCTCTTCATTTCTCACCTCATCACTGTTCAAATCTATGTCACAACCGATGAATAATCCATTTGACCTCACTACTTCAAATATTAATCCCGATATCTTGAATCACCTCAACAACGTGCAGACCGAATCATACCAACATCACCAACCAAACCAACAGCTTCAAACCGACCTAAACACTGACCAAACCACTTTCACTGGTTTGCTCAACTCATCAACACCACCGGTTCAATGGCAAAACAATGGAGAATACTTGGGAGACTATCTCAGTTATACCGGTTCAGGTGATCCATCTAGTAACCAAGTCCCTCAACTCGGAAACCACTCAGCGGCCGCATTTGTATCCGACCAAATTAACGACGGTGAGACTTTTAAGGACAGATGGAAGTTTAGTTCATCAATGCTTCTGGGAACTTCGTCGAGCAGCTCGACACCATTGAATTCGTCTTCGACTTTTCATGTCAATGGTGGAAGCGAAGATGATAGAGAGAGTTACGGTAGCGACATGTTGATGTTTCATCAGCATCATGATCATAATAATAATGCCTTGAATCTATCATAG